From Micromonospora rhizosphaerae, the proteins below share one genomic window:
- a CDS encoding phospholipase yields the protein MHARHGHGPSQSGSVLLHLGGNSGALIIYTGRELRGREIEISRADRAAGPRSHSAVRERHVRDGVLHSAVYPDLEAGLYTVWWDDHTPAGAVTVRGGAIAEFVWPTSGPRAAN from the coding sequence GTGCACGCGCGTCACGGCCACGGGCCGTCGCAGAGCGGCAGCGTCCTGCTGCACCTCGGCGGAAACTCGGGCGCCCTGATCATCTACACCGGACGGGAGCTGCGCGGCCGGGAGATCGAGATCAGCCGGGCCGACCGGGCGGCCGGGCCGCGCAGCCACTCGGCCGTACGGGAGCGCCACGTCCGAGACGGCGTCCTTCACAGCGCCGTGTACCCGGACCTGGAGGCGGGGCTCTATACCGTCTGGTGGGACGATCACACGCCCGCCGGAGCGGTCACCGTCCGGGGTGGCGCGATCGCCGAGTTCGTCTGGCCGACCAGTGGGCCGCGGGCGGCGAACTGA
- a CDS encoding WhiB family transcriptional regulator, with protein MDGQLEVADLLGNAPEWQERALCSQTDPEAFFPEKGGSTREAKRICSRCEVKTECLEYALGHDERFGIWGGLSERERRKLKRRVAA; from the coding sequence ATGGACGGCCAGCTCGAGGTGGCCGACCTGCTCGGAAACGCGCCGGAGTGGCAGGAGCGGGCGCTCTGCTCGCAGACCGACCCGGAGGCGTTCTTTCCCGAGAAGGGCGGCTCGACCCGCGAGGCGAAGCGCATCTGCTCGCGGTGCGAAGTGAAGACGGAGTGCCTGGAATACGCTCTCGGCCACGACGAGCGGTTCGGCATCTGGGGCGGGCTCTCCGAGCGGGAGCGGCGCAAGCTCAAGCGGCGGGTCGCCGCCTGA
- a CDS encoding metallopeptidase family protein, giving the protein MTSPENRRPGSGRRTNRDRHGRGLRGRLVPATVPLARTKAEVFDDLVLDTVETLERRFAKELAGVEFAVEDVPPELNVYDSDVLEDGEVPLARLLPGRPGRQEVPPRIVLYRRPLEFRAMDREDLADLVHDVIIEQVANLLGVDPDELA; this is encoded by the coding sequence ATGACGAGCCCGGAAAACCGTCGCCCCGGCTCCGGCCGGCGCACCAACCGCGACCGCCACGGTCGAGGGCTGCGCGGGCGGCTGGTGCCGGCCACCGTGCCGCTGGCGCGGACCAAGGCGGAGGTCTTCGACGACCTGGTGCTGGACACCGTGGAGACGCTGGAACGACGCTTCGCCAAGGAGTTGGCCGGCGTCGAGTTCGCGGTCGAGGACGTCCCGCCGGAGCTGAACGTCTACGACTCCGACGTACTGGAGGACGGCGAGGTGCCGCTCGCCCGGCTGCTGCCGGGTCGCCCGGGGCGGCAGGAGGTGCCGCCCCGGATCGTGCTCTACCGCCGACCGTTGGAGTTCCGTGCCATGGACCGCGAGGACCTCGCCGATCTCGTGCACGACGTGATCATCGAGCAGGTGGCGAACCTGCTCGGGGTCGATCCCGACGAGCTGGCCTGA
- a CDS encoding DUF3499 domain-containing protein, whose amino-acid sequence MRSPRRCSRNGCPRQAVATLTYVYNESTAVVGPLAAFAEPHTYDLCEPHARNLTAPRGWDVVRHEGEFEPPPPTTDDLVALAEAVREAARPVAPRPPEDDQDLHHPQPTGRRGHLRVIPPTH is encoded by the coding sequence GTGAGGTCACCACGGCGCTGCTCCCGTAACGGCTGCCCCCGGCAAGCGGTCGCCACATTGACCTATGTCTACAACGAATCCACCGCCGTGGTGGGTCCGCTGGCCGCCTTTGCCGAGCCGCACACCTACGACCTCTGCGAGCCGCACGCCCGTAACCTGACCGCACCGCGCGGCTGGGACGTGGTCCGGCACGAGGGCGAGTTCGAGCCGCCGCCGCCCACCACCGACGACCTGGTCGCCCTGGCCGAGGCGGTCCGCGAGGCCGCCCGCCCGGTGGCCCCCCGCCCCCCGGAGGACGACCAGGACCTCCACCACCCCCAGCCGACCGGCCGCCGCGGCCACCTCCGGGTAATCCCCCCCACCCACTGA
- a CDS encoding NAD(P)/FAD-dependent oxidoreductase, translating to MRYQELSYWLSSLDEPLTPRPALSGDADADVVIVGAGYTGLWTAYYLAVADPTLRITVLEKEIAGYGASGRNGGWCSALFPTSLPALARRYGRDPALAMQRAMHETVREVGRVVAAEGIDCDWQRGGTVVLARTEVQLGRARAAVAEAHHHGLDPADLVLLDAAEAAARCSAEGVRGGTYTPHCAAVHPARLVRGLARAVERRGVTIFERTPVTAVRAGAAVTPAGVVRAPVVVRATEGFTPALPGQHRTVAPVYSLMVATEPLPEETWARIGLAERETFSDYRHVIIYGQRTADGRLAFGGRGAPYHFGSRVSPGYDREPRVFTALRRVLGELFPVLGPEVPVSHTWGGPLGVARDWAASVGLDRASGLAWAGGYVGDGVGTSNLAGRTLADLIRGVESDLTALPWVNHRSPRWEPEPLRWLAVNAGLKLMFSADEAEARSGRPSRRAAAFSRLLGH from the coding sequence ATGCGCTACCAGGAGCTGTCGTACTGGCTGTCCAGTCTGGACGAGCCGCTGACTCCGCGTCCGGCGCTGTCCGGCGACGCCGACGCCGACGTGGTGATCGTCGGGGCCGGCTACACCGGGCTGTGGACGGCCTACTACCTCGCGGTGGCCGACCCGACGCTGCGGATCACGGTGCTGGAGAAGGAGATCGCCGGGTACGGCGCCTCCGGGCGCAACGGCGGCTGGTGCTCGGCGCTCTTCCCCACCTCGCTGCCCGCGCTCGCCCGCCGCTACGGCCGGGACCCGGCGCTGGCGATGCAGCGGGCCATGCATGAGACCGTCCGCGAGGTCGGCCGGGTGGTCGCCGCCGAGGGCATCGACTGCGACTGGCAGCGCGGCGGAACGGTGGTGCTGGCCCGCACCGAGGTCCAGCTCGGCCGGGCCCGGGCCGCCGTCGCCGAGGCTCACCACCACGGCCTCGACCCGGCGGACCTGGTGCTGCTCGACGCCGCCGAGGCCGCCGCCCGCTGCTCCGCCGAGGGGGTACGCGGTGGGACGTACACCCCGCACTGCGCCGCCGTGCATCCGGCCCGGCTGGTCCGCGGGCTGGCCCGGGCGGTCGAGCGCCGCGGGGTGACCATCTTCGAACGTACGCCGGTGACGGCGGTCCGGGCCGGGGCGGCGGTGACCCCGGCCGGGGTGGTCCGGGCGCCGGTGGTGGTCCGGGCCACCGAGGGGTTCACGCCCGCCCTGCCCGGGCAGCACCGGACCGTCGCGCCGGTCTACTCGCTGATGGTGGCCACCGAGCCGCTCCCCGAGGAGACCTGGGCCCGGATCGGGTTGGCCGAGCGGGAGACCTTCTCCGACTACCGGCACGTCATCATCTACGGCCAGCGCACCGCCGATGGCCGCCTCGCCTTCGGCGGCCGGGGCGCCCCGTACCACTTCGGCTCCCGCGTCTCCCCCGGGTACGACCGGGAGCCGCGGGTCTTCACGGCGCTGCGCCGGGTGCTCGGCGAACTCTTCCCGGTGCTCGGGCCCGAGGTGCCGGTCAGCCACACCTGGGGCGGACCGCTCGGGGTGGCCCGCGACTGGGCCGCCTCGGTAGGGCTGGACCGGGCATCGGGACTCGCCTGGGCCGGCGGCTACGTCGGCGACGGCGTCGGCACCAGCAACCTCGCCGGCCGTACGCTTGCCGACCTGATCCGGGGCGTGGAGAGCGACCTCACCGCGCTCCCCTGGGTCAACCACCGCTCCCCCAGATGGGAGCCCGAGCCCCTGCGCTGGCTCGCCGTCAACGCTGGCCTCAAGCTCATGTTCTCCGCCGACGAGGCCGAGGCGCGCTCGGGCCGCCCCTCCCGCCGCGCCGCCGCCTTCTCCCGCCTCCTCGGCCACTGA
- a CDS encoding pyridoxamine 5'-phosphate oxidase family protein yields the protein MGTSLTGGSGSTPDGAGPRDTGDRPITVVVPATGDTGDRTASTEAITVVVPATGDTGDRTASTEAIGGTPRTRIRRLPDLAVHNRAALHAVLDAGRVGHLAIADGHQPFALPVAYARDGDRVLVHGSTGSRLFRHLVAGAPACLTVTLLDGLVLARSAFASSMNYRCAMVLGELTRLDGEDKLAALERLSEHLLPGRWAVIRPPSAKELAATLVLALPLDECSVKISAGPPDDPEDDLDRPVWAGVVPVVESLGIPQPDPRLRVDLPPPEW from the coding sequence ATGGGCACGTCTCTGACCGGTGGGTCAGGGTCGACGCCCGACGGGGCCGGTCCCCGGGACACCGGGGACCGGCCCATCACGGTCGTCGTACCCGCCACCGGCGACACCGGGGACCGGACCGCGAGCACCGAGGCCATCACGGTCGTCGTACCCGCCACCGGCGACACCGGGGACCGGACCGCGAGCACCGAGGCCATCGGTGGCACGCCGCGCACGCGGATCCGCCGGCTGCCCGACCTGGCCGTGCACAACCGGGCCGCGCTGCACGCCGTCCTCGACGCCGGCCGGGTCGGCCACCTCGCCATCGCCGACGGCCACCAGCCCTTCGCGCTGCCAGTGGCGTACGCCCGCGACGGCGACCGGGTGCTGGTGCACGGCTCCACCGGCAGCCGGCTCTTCCGGCACCTCGTCGCCGGCGCGCCGGCCTGCCTGACCGTGACCCTGCTCGACGGCCTCGTCCTGGCGCGCAGCGCCTTCGCGTCCTCGATGAACTACCGGTGCGCCATGGTGCTCGGCGAGCTGACCCGGCTCGACGGCGAGGACAAGCTGGCCGCCCTGGAACGCCTCTCCGAGCACCTGCTGCCCGGCCGCTGGGCGGTGATCCGGCCGCCGTCGGCCAAGGAGCTGGCCGCCACGCTGGTGCTCGCCCTGCCGCTCGACGAGTGCTCGGTGAAGATCAGCGCCGGGCCGCCCGACGACCCCGAGGACGACCTCGACCGGCCGGTCTGGGCCGGTGTGGTGCCGGTCGTCGAGTCCCTCGGTATCCCGCAGCCCGACCCGCGGCTGCGCGTCGACCTGCCCCCACCGGAGTGGTGA
- a CDS encoding aspartate aminotransferase family protein, with product MANATDHLWMHFTRMASYSAGEVPTIVRGEGTYVWDSQGRRYLDGLAGLFVVNAGHGRTELAEAAAKQAGELAYFPLWSYAHPKAVDLAEKVAALAPGDLNRVFFTTGGSEAVEAAWKLARAYFKRTGQPNKYKVVSRYIAYHGTSMGALSITGLPGIKSDFEPLVPGGIKVPNTNFYRAPEHGDDPEAFGRWAAEEIGRAIEREGPDTVAAVFLEPVQNSGGCFPPPPGYFERVREICDAYDVLLVSDEVICSWGRLGEYFGATRYGYQPDIITTAKGLTSGYAPLGAMIASDRLMEPFLTETAMFAHGVTFGGHPVSCAVALANLEVFAREDLVGHVRANEGAFRSTLEKLNDLPIVGDVRGDGYFYGIELVKDKATKATFDEAESERLLRGFLSTALFQAGLYCRADDRGDPVVQLAPPLIAEQQQFDEIEQILRAVLTEAWARL from the coding sequence ATGGCCAACGCCACCGACCACCTCTGGATGCACTTCACCCGGATGGCCAGCTACTCGGCCGGCGAGGTACCGACCATCGTGCGCGGCGAGGGCACGTACGTCTGGGACTCCCAGGGCCGGCGCTACCTGGACGGACTCGCCGGGCTCTTCGTCGTCAACGCCGGCCACGGGCGCACCGAGCTCGCCGAGGCGGCCGCCAAGCAGGCGGGCGAGCTGGCCTACTTCCCGCTCTGGTCGTACGCCCACCCGAAGGCGGTGGATCTGGCCGAGAAGGTCGCCGCGCTCGCCCCCGGCGACCTGAACCGGGTCTTCTTCACCACCGGCGGCTCCGAGGCCGTCGAGGCGGCGTGGAAGCTGGCCCGGGCCTACTTCAAGCGCACCGGCCAGCCCAACAAGTACAAGGTGGTCAGCCGCTACATCGCCTACCACGGCACCTCGATGGGCGCGCTGTCGATCACCGGCCTGCCCGGCATCAAGAGCGACTTCGAGCCGCTGGTGCCCGGCGGCATCAAGGTGCCGAACACCAACTTCTACCGGGCCCCCGAGCACGGCGATGACCCGGAGGCGTTCGGCCGCTGGGCCGCCGAGGAGATCGGCCGCGCGATCGAGCGCGAGGGGCCGGACACCGTCGCCGCCGTCTTCCTCGAGCCGGTGCAGAACTCCGGCGGCTGCTTCCCGCCGCCGCCCGGCTACTTCGAGCGGGTGCGGGAGATCTGCGACGCGTACGACGTGCTGCTCGTCTCCGACGAGGTGATCTGCTCCTGGGGCCGGCTCGGCGAGTACTTCGGCGCCACCCGGTACGGCTACCAGCCGGACATCATCACCACCGCCAAGGGCCTCACCTCCGGGTACGCCCCGCTGGGCGCGATGATCGCCAGTGACCGGCTGATGGAGCCGTTCCTGACCGAGACCGCCATGTTCGCGCACGGGGTGACCTTCGGCGGCCACCCGGTCTCCTGCGCGGTGGCCCTGGCCAACCTGGAGGTCTTCGCCCGGGAGGACCTGGTCGGCCACGTCCGAGCCAACGAGGGCGCCTTCCGGTCCACCCTGGAGAAGCTCAACGACCTGCCGATCGTCGGCGACGTCCGGGGCGACGGCTACTTCTACGGCATCGAGCTGGTCAAGGACAAGGCGACCAAGGCGACCTTCGACGAGGCCGAGTCGGAACGGCTGCTGCGCGGCTTCCTCTCCACCGCGCTCTTCCAGGCCGGGCTCTACTGCCGCGCCGACGACCGGGGCGACCCGGTGGTGCAGCTCGCCCCGCCGCTGATCGCCGAGCAGCAGCAGTTCGACGAGATCGAGCAGATCCTGCGGGCCGTACTGACCGAGGCATGGGCACGTCTCTGA
- a CDS encoding Lrp/AsnC family transcriptional regulator produces the protein MNNRHVESGNGSRRVTVREGASHALLDDVAKQIIEQLQEDGRRPYAAIGKAVGLSEAAVRQRVQRLLDAGVMQIVAVTDPLQLGFPRQAMIGLRTDGDLETVADRLAEFEEIDYVVITAGSFDLLAEVVCRNDAHLLEILQRLRAVDGVLATEAFVYLKLRKQTYSWGTA, from the coding sequence ATGAACAACCGGCACGTGGAGAGCGGAAACGGCTCACGTCGCGTCACCGTGCGTGAGGGTGCGAGTCACGCTCTGCTCGACGACGTGGCCAAGCAGATCATCGAGCAGCTCCAGGAGGACGGCCGGCGGCCGTACGCGGCCATCGGCAAGGCCGTCGGTCTCTCCGAGGCGGCGGTACGGCAGCGGGTGCAGCGCCTGCTCGACGCCGGGGTGATGCAGATCGTCGCGGTGACCGATCCGCTCCAGCTCGGGTTCCCCCGGCAGGCCATGATCGGCCTACGCACCGACGGCGACCTGGAGACGGTGGCCGACCGGCTCGCCGAGTTCGAGGAGATCGACTACGTGGTGATCACCGCCGGCTCGTTCGACCTGCTGGCCGAGGTGGTCTGCCGCAACGACGCCCACCTGCTGGAGATCCTGCAGCGGCTGCGCGCCGTCGACGGCGTGCTGGCGACCGAGGCATTCGTCTACCTGAAGCTGCGCAAGCAGACCTACAGCTGGGGCACGGCCTGA
- a CDS encoding ABC transporter substrate-binding protein — translation MRSTLRSLTRRGLLTGTLGSAALLATAGTLAGCGTKGAQQTEAGCKSDDLSATEKKLAFSNWPQYIDVDEKDESKRPTVDDFGKKTGIQVTYTEDINDNNEFFGKVQNQLAGCQPTGRDIMVLTDWMAARMIRLGWIQKLDKAKLPNVDANLLGSLRNRSFDPDRQLAIPWQSGLSGIAYNGKVAKEIKTIDELLTKSELKGKVTALSEMRDTMGLLLQSNGHDPSNFTTAQFDDALAKLKRAVDSGQIRKFTGNDYTQDLNKGDIAACIAWSGDVIQLGFDNDKIKFVVPESGVMLWSDNMLVPNKATHKANAEELMNYYYDPAVAAKLAAYVNYICPVKGAQAEMEKIDPDLAKNPLIFPDEDMLSKSKVFMALDEKQEKEYEAKFQQVIGA, via the coding sequence ATGCGAAGTACCCTCCGGTCCCTCACCCGCCGCGGTCTGCTCACCGGGACCCTCGGCTCGGCCGCGCTGCTCGCCACCGCAGGCACCCTCGCCGGCTGCGGCACGAAGGGCGCCCAGCAGACCGAGGCCGGGTGTAAGAGCGACGATCTCTCCGCGACGGAGAAGAAGCTGGCCTTCTCGAACTGGCCGCAGTACATCGACGTCGACGAGAAGGACGAGTCCAAGCGGCCGACCGTCGACGATTTCGGCAAGAAGACCGGCATCCAGGTCACCTACACCGAGGACATCAACGACAACAACGAGTTCTTCGGCAAGGTGCAGAACCAGCTCGCCGGCTGCCAGCCCACCGGGCGGGACATCATGGTCCTCACCGACTGGATGGCGGCCCGGATGATCCGGCTCGGCTGGATCCAGAAGCTGGACAAGGCCAAGCTCCCCAACGTCGATGCCAACCTGCTCGGCTCGCTGCGCAACCGCTCCTTCGACCCGGACCGGCAGCTGGCCATCCCGTGGCAGTCCGGCCTGTCCGGCATTGCCTACAACGGCAAGGTGGCCAAGGAGATCAAGACCATCGACGAGTTGCTCACCAAGTCCGAGTTGAAGGGCAAGGTGACCGCGCTGTCCGAGATGCGGGACACCATGGGCCTGCTGCTGCAGTCCAACGGCCACGACCCCTCGAACTTCACCACCGCCCAGTTCGACGACGCGCTGGCGAAGCTCAAGCGGGCCGTCGACTCCGGACAGATCCGGAAGTTCACCGGCAACGACTACACCCAGGACCTCAACAAGGGCGACATCGCCGCCTGCATCGCCTGGTCGGGCGATGTGATCCAGCTCGGCTTCGACAACGACAAGATCAAGTTCGTGGTGCCGGAGTCCGGCGTGATGCTCTGGTCGGACAACATGCTGGTGCCGAACAAGGCCACCCACAAGGCGAACGCCGAAGAGCTGATGAACTACTACTACGACCCGGCGGTGGCCGCGAAGCTCGCCGCGTACGTGAACTACATCTGCCCGGTCAAGGGCGCCCAGGCCGAGATGGAGAAGATCGACCCCGACCTGGCGAAGAACCCGCTGATCTTCCCGGACGAGGACATGCTGTCGAAGTCCAAGGTCTTCATGGCCCTGGACGAGAAGCAGGAGAAGGAGTACGAGGCCAAGTTCCAGCAGGTCATCGGGGCGTGA